DNA sequence from the Candidatus Methylomirabilota bacterium genome:
TCGGCAAGGCCGGGGGCGACATCGGGGCGGTGGACCTGGTCGAGGTGACCGGGGGACGGGTGCTCCGCGACATCACCATCAAGGCCCGCGACAGCCAGCACGGCCTGGGGATCATCGAGAGCCTCCGCGGCCTGGCCGGCATCAAGGTCGCCAATATCTCGGACCGGACGTTCCTGATGCACCTGGGCGGCAAGATCGAGATCAAGAGCAAGGTGCCGCTCCGGACCCGCGACGACCTCTCGATGGCCTACACCCCGGGGGTGGCGCGAGTGTGTCTGGCCATCAAGGAAGATCCCTCCCGCGCCTTCACCCTCACGATCAAGCACAACTCGGTCGCGGTGGTGACGGACGGCACTGCCGTGCTGGGCCTGGGTGATATCGGCCCTGAGGCAGCGCTGCCCGTGATGGAAGGCAAGGCCATGCTCTTCCGCGAGCTCGCCGGCGTCGACGCCTTTCCCATCTGCCTCAATACCAAGGACCCCGACCGGATAGTGGAGACCGTGAAGAACATCGCCCCAGGCTACGGGGGTATCAACCTGGAAGACATCGCCGCGCCCCGCTGCTTCGAGGTGGAGAGCCGGCTGCGCAAGGAGCTGGACATCCCGGTCTTCCACGACGACCAGCACGGGACCGCGGTGGTCGTGCTCGCCGCGCTGCTCAACGCGCTCAAGATCGTCAAGAAGGACCGCAAGCGTCTCAAGGTGGTGGTCACCGGCGTGGGGGCGGCAGGCACCGCCACCATCAAGAT
Encoded proteins:
- a CDS encoding NAD-dependent malic enzyme, which produces MTTTVPSASYSFTVRLEIQNKPGMLGKVTSAIGKAGGDIGAVDLVEVTGGRVLRDITIKARDSQHGLGIIESLRGLAGIKVANISDRTFLMHLGGKIEIKSKVPLRTRDDLSMAYTPGVARVCLAIKEDPSRAFTLTIKHNSVAVVTDGTAVLGLGDIGPEAALPVMEGKAMLFRELAGVDAFPICLNTKDPDRIVETVKNIAPGYGGINLEDIAAPRCFEVESRLRKELDIPVFHDDQHGTAVVVLAALLNALKIVKKDRKRLKVVVTGVGAAGTATIKILLALGVRNIIGVDEHGTIHRGRAVGMDFMKSWVAEATNPQNVRGRLADAVKGADVFIGLSVPNILSVKDLRSMARDRVVFAMANPDPEIRPEEAERHVRVLATGRSDYPNQINNVLCFPGFFRGLLDSRARTVNDEMKLAAAHAIASCVGKSELSPEYIIPSVFNKKVAPAVAREVVRAAQRTGVARRRRRAEGQLWF